The genomic stretch ATGACCGGCTACGCCCGCCTGAACCTGATCGACAACTCGCTGCTGGGGATGGGCAGCGCGATCTCGGTGGCGATCTTCCTGATCATCATGGTGATCGTCGTCATCTACGTCACGGCGTTCCGCGTGAAGTTCGACTGAGGGGGTACGGATCATGAACCTGCAGCGCACCAATCCCGGCCTGTACTACCTCCAGCGCACCGCGTTCTACGTGCTGGTCATCGCGATCACCTTCTACCTGCTGTTCCCGTTCGTGTGGGCGGTCATCACGTCCTTCAGCAAGGGTGCGAATCTGTTCCTCACGCCCGGAGAGTTCCTGGTCGCCCCGAAGACCCTGGACAACTATGTCCAGGTGTTCGGCAACCCGGCCTTCCAGCGCGGCCTGCTGTACAGCGTGATCGCAGCGGTGGGCGCGGTGGCGATCAGCATCCTGTTCGGCTCGTTTGCCGCGTATGCACTCGGGCGCTTCCGCTTCGCCGGGAAACAGGCCGTGCTGTACATCATCCTGGCCGTCAGTGTGTTCCCGCAGATCGCCGTGCTGGGCGGCCTGTTCACGCTGATCCGTTCGGCCGGGGTGTTCAACAACCCCCTGGCACTGATCTTCTCGTACCTGATCTTCACCATCCCCTTCACGGTGTGGGTGCTCACGTCCTTCGTGCGTGACATCCCCGGCGAGCTGGAAGAGGCCGCCCTGGTGGACGGCGCGAGCCCCCTGCAGACACTGTTCCTGGTGCTGTTCCCGGTGATGATGCCCGCGCTGGTCACGACCGGCCTGCTGGCCTTCATCAACTGCTGGAACGAGTACCTCTTCGCCCTGACCTTCACGAGTTCCAACCGCACGGTGCCGGTCGTGATCGCCAACTACTCCGGCGCGTCGCAGTACGACCAGCCGTGGGGGCCGATCATGGCCGCCAGTATCGTCGTGACCGTGCCGCTGATCATTCTGGTGCTGGTCTTCCAGCGCAACATCGTGTCCGGCCTGACCGCCGGGGCCGTCAAGGGCTGACCGACGGGGTTCACAGGCAGGGCCGCTCCTCCAGTCGGGGGGCGGCCCTGATCTGTGCGCGTCAGTTCAGGCGACTCAGGGTGTGGTCAAGCGGCTCGCCGGCATAGGTCGCGGCCACGTCCTTCAGGATGCGCCTTGCTAGGGCCAGCAGGTCGTCCTCGCCGGTGGTGTCCAGGCGGAACACGCCGCCGTCGCCGTACTCGCCCTGGAAGGCGCCGTCGTAGCGCCGCACGCGCACCAGCACCTCGCACAGACCCAGGCGCAGCCACGCGGCGTGGAAGCCGCCGGTCGGGGTCGGCCGCAGGCGGTGCAGGGGATCGGGCACGACATCCAGCGTGACGTTGTTCAGGGGCAGACCCGGCCCACTGGCGCTGCGCAGAGCGTGGTACAGCGCGTGCAGGAAGGTCTCGCACGCGCGGGCCTCGGCCTGCCGCCGCTCGGCGTGCCGCTGGATGATGCCCTGGAGTTCGTCGAATTCGCTCATGGTGTCGGCTCGCTGCGTTCCCATTCGTACCACGGATGGGCCCCCTGCACGGTGACCGCTATGCTGCCCGCGTGAGTGCCACCCCACCTGCCGCCCTGTTCGTCTCCAACGGCACTGCCGAGGATCACATCGGGGCCCGGCTGGCCGGTCTGCTGGGGCCCGAGTGGGCGATTCGATCCTCGCCTCTGGTCGGCCGTGGCGGGGCCTACGCGGGCCTGTCCAACGGGGAGCGGGTGGGCCGGGTGCTCGACCTGCCCAGCGGCGGCTTTCCCTTCGGCAGTGCCGCGAACCTGCGGGCCGACCTGCGGGCCGGCCTGATCCGCGACTCGCTGGGCCAGTGGGCCGACGCCGTGCGCGGTGCCCGTGGCGCGGCCGTAGTGGTCGTCGTGGGCGATGCCTACGCCCTGATGGTCGGCACACTGGCGGCGCGGCGGGCGGGCGCGGCGCTGGTGCATGTGCAGCCGCTGCTCAGTGCCCACTATCTGGACGGCCTGGGGCTGCGCGGCACCCTGCGGGAACTGAACGCCCTGGGCGCGAACCGCCCCATGGAGTACGAACTGGCCCTGGCCCGCCGCGCCGACGCCGTGTACGTGCGGGACGCCCATACCGCCCGCTACTACACCGACCGGGGCGTCCCAGCGCGGTTCGCCGGCAGTTTCGCCATGGACGTGCTGCCCGAACCGGAACGGCCGCTGCCTCTGCGCGGTGACCGGCCCGTGCTGGCCCTGCTGCCCGGTACCAGGGGCGACCACCGCGAGAGCCTGCCGGTCATGCTGCGGGCCGCCGCTCTGTTGCCCGGCCTCCAGGCCCTGGTCGCGTGGGCCCACCCGTGGGAGGCCGTGACCCTGCCCGACGGCTGGACACTGGCCGTGCAGAGTGACCAGAGGGCCACCGCCTCTGGCGATGGGGGAGCGGTCGTGCTGCTGCGCGGCGCCTTCGGGGCGCTGGCACGGGCGGCAGACATCGCCGTCGGGACGTCCGGCACGGCCAATGAGCAGCTGGCCGGCCTGGGCGTGCCGGTCGTGGCCTTCGCCACCGCTGGCCCGCAGTACACCCCCGGCTTCGCGCGGCGGCAGGGCCGTCTGCTGGGCGACGCGCTGAGCGTGGTGCCGGCCGACCCGGCGGCCGTGGCGGGCGAGGTGCGAACCCTGCTGGCCGACGGCACGAGACGTGCCCGCGCCGCGCTGGCGGGGCTGGAACGGATCGGGCCGGCGGGGGCGCTGCCGGTCATCGCCGCCGAGATCCGCCGGCTGGCAGGGCGGTGATCAGGAACCGGGGCGGGGGCCGGCGTTCAGGGCATTGCGGGCGTTCTCCGGCAGGCTCACGCGGTCGCGGCGCAGCAGGGCGGCGCGGGGACGCCGCAGCAGCAGCGACAGGTACACGTCGGCCTGCTGCGCCAGGAACTCGCGGTAGCCGTCCTCCTGGCCGCTGCGGACACACTCCAGCGCCAGCAGGTCGAGCTGCCCTTCGAGCAGGCGCAGCGCCAGGTGTCGGGCGGCGTTGGCCCCGCTGTCGCCAATCACCTCGGCCACACTGGGGAGCCGTTCCGGGTCGCGCAACAGGCTGCGGGCGGTACGTTTCACGTTGGGGTCGGCCAGGGTCAGCGTGCACGCGCGGCAGGGCTGCTCCGCGCTGGGTTCCTCGCACACCGGGCACGGCCGCCAGCCCTGCTCCTCGCGCCACTTGCGCGCCCGGGTGATCGCCTCGGCCGCCTTCAGCGCGGCCGGGCGCAGGTCGCCCTGCACGTCCTTCACGAGTCGGCGGGCCCGCGCCTTGTCCGGAGCCGGCAGCGCCGGGGGCGGCGGGGCCATGACCGCCTCGCGCACGGGGCCGACGCTGAAGCGCAGCTCGGTCACCGAGTCGTCGCCCAGCAGCGCCCGCAGGGCCTTCAGGAAGTGGTGGCGCTGCATGGTCAGGTGGTGCGCGGTCGCGCTGTCGCGCACCTCGATGAACAGCACGCTGCCCTGCTGGGTGCGCGGCCGGGTCAGGCGGGCGATCTCCGGCCCGACCGCCTGCGGCCACGCCAGGATCGCCCGGGCCCGCCCGACCCCCCGCGCCAGCTTGGCCGTGCCCAGCGTCGCGCTCATCAGTTCCCCGATGCCACGCGGCCCGCTCAGGCGGCGTCCGCCCTGTTTGCGGTAGGGATTACTCATGCGTCCCGCTCCGCCAGCACCTCGGGCCGCCGCTCCAGCTCATCTGGCACCTCGGCGTCCGGCAACTCCCACGCGTCACCCTCGGGGGTGAAGCGTCCGGCGTGGGCACGCAGGGTCTGGGCCGCGCCCGGTGCCCGCTCGGTGCCGGTCACGATGGCCTGGGGCACGCTGGCTGCCAGATCGAGCAGGAAGGCCCGGCGGCCCGGATCGAGTTCCGCCGAGAAGTCGTCGACGAGCAGCACCGGCCGCTCGCCGAAGCGTTCGGCCAGCAGTTCCAGCTCGGCGCGGCGCAGCGCCAGGGCGATGGTGCGGCCCTCGCCCCGGCTGGCGTACTCGGTGGCCGCGAATCCGCCCAGCGTGAGCAGCAGGTCGTCGCGGTGCGGCCCGGTGACGGTGGAACCCCGGGCCAGTTCCTCGGCCTGCCGGGACGCCAGATCGGCGGCGAAGGTCTCGGGCGTGGTCGATTCCGTGAGTTCCAGGGTCAGCACCTTGCGGCTGCCCAGACCGGCGTTCGCCTCGGCGGCCAGCTCGCTGAGGCGGGTCAGGGCGCGGCGACGGAACAGCATGATCTCCGGCCCCAGCCTGACCAGGGCGTCGTCCCAGACCTGCGTGGCCCAGCTCTCGCCGCCGCGCAGGGCCGCGTTCCGCTGCGACACGGTGCGCTCGTAGCGGGCGAGCTGCTGGGCGTAGCGGGCACTGACCCGCGACAGCAGCGAGTCCAGGTAGGCCCGCCGCCCGGCCGGGGCACCGAAGACCAGTTCACTGTCCTCGGGGCGGATCCACACCGCGCTGCCACGCGGCAGGTCGCCGGCCCGCACGCGCACGCCGTCCACTTTCAGCTGGCGCCGCCCGCGCCCCAGGCCGACCTCCTGGATGCTGAGCGCCCCGGCGGACTCCAGGTCGGCGCGCACATACGCCTCCTTCTCGCCCTGCTGCACCAGCTGTTCCAGGCGGGTCACGTCGGTCAGGCCGGTCAGGGCCAGGAAGGCGGCCTCCAGCAGGTTGGTCTTGCCCGCGCCGTTCTCACCGTACACGCCGGTCACGCCCGCCGGGAACCGCAGCGTGCACGGAGCCAGGTTCCGGTAGTTCAGGGTCGAGAGCGAGTCCAGGCGCACGGGCTGCATTCTAGGCCGCGCGACGGGGGAGGACTGTCTGGGTGCTCCTCATGTCCTGGCCTGGCGGTCGTCCCTATGCTGCGGGCATGACTCCCCGGCGCGGCGACCTCGTGATCGTGACTCCCCATTCCTCCGGGCAGGTGCCGGCCGATGTGCTGCGAGACATGCTGGGCGACGCCGCGTACGACACCCCCACGCGCACGGCCTTCCTGCGCCGCCTGTTTCTGGATGGCGACCCCTATACCGATCTGATCTACGCGCTGCCCGGAGCGCGGCACATCAATGCGCCGTGGAGCCGTTTCGTGGTCGATCTGAACCGCGAGCGCGACGACCGCGTGGACAACGGCGTGATCAAGCTCGTGGATTTCACGCGCACACCGCTGTACCCGGCAGGCTTCACCCTGACCGAGGCGGCCCGTGACGCGCGGCTGCGCCGGATCTGGGATTCCTTTGACGCCCAGGTCACGGACAGCCTGCCCGGCGCCGCCCTGATGATCGTCGGGCACTGCATGGGCACGCACGGCCCCGCGCTGGGCCACGACACCGGCACCCCGCGCCCTGCCATCTGTCTGATGCCCGGCGAGGACGACGCTCCGACGGTGCCCCGCGAGCACTGGCCCGCGCTTAAAGCCGCGTGCGAGGCCGCCTTCGCGGACGTGATCGCTGCCAGTCCGTTCGAGCGCGTGACCATCGGGGAGCCGTGGCAGAGCGACACCCTGAGTGTGACCCACTCGCGGCGCAGCGGTGTACCCGCCCTGGGTATCGAGGTGAACGCGGGCCTGTACCTGGGCAGTGGGGGAGAGCCGGTGGACGGCGCCATCCGGGCCCTGAACGCGGCCTTCGCGCAGTTCGCAGACGCGGCGCTGACGCTGCTGACCTGAGTCTGGCGCCGTGTCCTACGCCTCGCGGGTCGCCAGGGCGCGGATCACGGTCAGGAGTTCCCGGGCCGCCTGCGGATCGGCCGCGTGCCGGAAGGCGTCCTCCAGCAGTGCCAGTCCCCGTGCGGCCTGGGCATGCGCGCAGTCCTGGGCCTGGGTCACGCTGCCCGAGGCCAGCAGCCACGCGTGGATGTCCGCGATCACCGCCTCGTCCTTGTCGGTTCGCCCCCGGCGCATCTGCTGCAGGAAGATGTGGCGCTGTTCCTCGGGGGCATCCTCCAGCCAGCGCAGCACGATCATGGTGCGCTTGCCCTCCAGCAGGTCGCCGCCGATCTCCTTGCCGTACTTCGCGGGGTCGCCTGCCAGGTTCAGCACGTCGTCGCGGATCTGGAACGCGGTACCCAGCGCGAGGCCCGCCTCCGTGAAGGCCGGATCCGGCTGTGCGCCTGCCGCCATCGCCCCGAGCCGCAGCGGCGAGATCACGGTGTAGTGGGCGGTCTTGAGCTCGACCATCTGCACGTAGTCCTCGGCCCGCAGGTTCCACTCGCGGTGCTCGACCCACGACAGGTCGAGGTGCTGGCCCTCGGCGGTGCGGTGGATCATGTGCAGGAACTCCGGCATGGCGCCGGGCACGCCCGAGCGCAGCACGGCCTCCCACATGTAGATGTGCAGCGCGTCCCCCGCGTTGATCGCCAGCGGAACGCCGTGCAGGCGGTGCAGCGCGGGCTTCCCGCGCCGCTCCTCGGAGTCGTCCTCGATGTCGTCGTGGATCAGCACCCAGTTCTGGAACAGCTCCAGCGCCGCCGCGAGCCACAGCGCTCCCTCGTAGGCGGGGGTGCCGGGTGCGGCGCCGTGGGCACGGGCACTGGCGAGCAGCAGTTCCGAGCGGATGCCCTTGCCGCCCCGCAGGGGATAATCGCGCAGCATGTCGGCGTAGGCCTGGAGTTCTGGCCGGGCCTCCCCCGTGGGCAGCAGAGACAGCACGCGCGACAGCAGTTCTTCCCTCATCGGGCCGCAGTCTAGCGGCTGTGCGTCTGAAATCGCCCCAGACCGTGCCGGGGGAACAATCGTGGGCCGCCGGACAGACGCGGCTGGTTCCGTCCGCCACGATCAGCTCATGAGACGCACTCTGAAACTCGCGTTGCTGGCGGTCGGGGCGGTCGCCGTGCTGGCCGCGTGTGCCCCGGCCCTGACGCCCGGCCCCGACGGGCAGACCCTGCGCCCCGCCGTGAGCGGCGAGCGGCAGACCCTGGAACTGCCGGGGTTCGGCCGCGCCGCGTACTACGCCGATCCGCGCGGCCAGGGCCGCCCCCTGATCCTCACGCCGTCCGTGAATGCCGCCGCCAGCGCCTACGAGATGAAACCGCTGTGGGACGCCTACGCCGGTACCCGGCCCGTGTACGCGCTGGAGTGGCCGGGCTTCGGCAGCAGTGACCGCCCCGACACACGCTACACCCCGGCCCTGATGACGGCCGCCCTGACGGCCCTGGTCGCCCGGCTCGGCACCGACGTGGATGTCGTGGGGCTGTCGCTGGGCAGCGAGTTCGTCGTCCGCGCCGCGCTTCAGGAGCCGCGCATCCGCACCGTGGCACTGATCAGCCCCAGCGGTCTGGGTCAGCCGCGCCCGGGCACGCAGCAGGCGAGTGCCGACGACGGCGGCCAGCGGCTGTACCGCACCCTGAACGCCGTCAGCACACCCCTGTACGGCCTGCTGCGGCTGCGCCCTGTCATCGAGTCCTTCCTGGAGCGGTCGTTCCGGGGGCCGGTCGACCAGGGCCTCGTGGACTACGGCTACGACACGGCGCGCCAGCCCGGCGCGAAGTACGCTCCCGTGTATTTCATCAGTGGACAGCTGTTCACCCCCGACGCCTACGCCGAGCTCTACAGCCGGCTGACCATCCCGGCGCTGGTGCTGTATGACCAGGATGCCTTCGTGTCCTTCGACCGCCTGTCCCTGTTCACCGCGCAGCCCGGTGTCCAGGCCGTCCGGATCCCGGAGACCGACGGCCTGCCACAGTTCGAGAAGCTGCCCGATGTCCGGGCGGCCCTGGACGCCTTCTGGGCCGCCCACCCCTGACTCCCCCTGAATCCTTGGCGTCACATCAAGGACTCATATCCGCCACATCAACGTCTGATCATCCCCTGATCACGGGTCGCCGCGCACACTGCTGGCATGACCCTTCTGTTCGCCCTGGCCGCCATTGCCCTGCCCCTCCTGCTCGCGCCGGTGCTGTATCCGGGACGTGGTCAGGATGATCTGCGCCCCGATTCCTGAACACAGTCCAGGCGTATGAACCGCGAACACGGTACCGCGGCCAGGAGTAGCGTAAGGGGTCGGGAATCCACAGCGCGTGGCGGGTCGGCCCATCGGAGGAACCGGAACTGATGCTGTCGGAAGCGGTGGATCAGGGCCAGTCACGAGGGACGGGGCCGGAGTCAGGGCACAGGAGGGGTCGCCGCCGGGCCGGTATGGCGATCCGCGTACTGCCGCTCATGGTGTTCCTGACGCCGGGCCAAATCCGCAAGACTTCCCAGGATGGTGAGCAGGACGATCAGTCCGAGCATACAGGGCTCCTCCGCGACCCAGCCTGCGCCTTCCGGGTCAGCCCGTCGTCATGGTTCAGCATGGCGAGCGCCGCCTGACAGCGGTTGGAATGGGAAGTGAGGGGCATCAGTTCAGCCCCTCACTTCCCCTGAAACCTGCTGTGGCACAGGTCGTGCGGCGGTCAGGCGGCGTGAATCCAGAGCTGCAGACGCTTCTGCCGGTCAGTCCTCGTCATCGGGCAGGTCGGCGTTCGAGTAGACGTTCTGCACGTCGTCGAGTTCCTCCAGCGCGTCAATGACGGTCAGCAGCCGCCGGGCGTCGTCACCGGCCACGGCCACGGTGTTGGTGGCGATCATGGTGATCTGGGCGCTCTCGACGGCGAAGCCTGCCCCGGTCAGGGCGTCCTGTACGGCGTACAGGTCATGCGGCGCGGTGCTGATCTCCAGGCCCTCCTCGGATTCCTGGATGTCCTCCGCGCCGTGCTCGATGGCTGTCTCCTGGGCCTGCTCGCTGGTGTCGCGGATCAGCAGCACGCCCTTCTTCTCGAACTGCCACGCCACCGAGCCGCTGTTGCCCAGGCTGCCGCCGCGCTTGTTGAACACCGCGCGGATGTCGGCCACAGTCCGGTTCACGTTGTCGGTCAGGGTCTCGATGAAGATCGCCGTGCCGCCCGGCCCGTAGCCCTCGTACGTGACCTCCTTGTACTCGGCGGCGCCCTCGGCCGCTCCCACGGCACGCTTGATGGCATTCTCGATGTTGTCGGCGGGCACCGTGTCGGTCTTGGCGGCCGCGATGGCGTTTTTCAGGCTCAGGTTGCCGGCCGGATCGCCGCTGCCGCCGGATCGCACGGCGGCCTGGATGGCACGGATGTGCTTGGAGTACATCGCGCTGCGTTTCTTGTCGTTCGCGCCCTTCTTGCGCTTGATCTGCGCCCACTTGCTGTGACCGGCCATGTTTCAGAACACTCCTTGCAGGGTGATCGCGCCTGACCCCGTGTGGGGCGGCGCGTGACGGCGGACATTCTAGCGTGCCGGGTCTGGTGCGGCTCCAGGGTTCGCGGGCACGGTCGGTGTCACAGCAGGGTTCAGGGGGAGTGAGGAGTTCCCTCACTCCTCCTGAACCGAGCGGAGCGAGGGACGGACACAGCAGCGGTTGGACGTGGAAGGGAGGGGCATCAGTACTGAACACCGCTGTCAGTGGCGCGTCGCCGGATCCCACTGGCCCCACAGCCCGCCGCCGCTCACTGCTGCGCGATGCTGCGGTCTCCGATCACCAGATGCAGGTCGCCCACGCCCGGCGCGGTGACCGTCGCGTGCCGCCCGACGATCGCCCGCGTGAGCGGCCGCTCCGGGTGCAGGATCCGGGCGAAGTCGTCGATCAGGCTGTCCGTGACGGTGGCACCGTGGATCCGGGCATGGGCCCCGACGCTGACGTTCGGCCCCAGCGTGGAGCCCCGGATGCTGGCATGGGGCCCGATCCACAGCGGGCCGGTCAGGTCGCTGTCCTGCACGCTCGCGCCAGGTTCGACCACCACCAGACCGCGCAGATCGCTGCTCAGGACGCGGCCCTCTACCCGGCCCGTGAGCTGGCCCAGGAAGTACGTGTTGGCGACCAGCAGGTCGGCCGGGGCGCCGGCGTCGCTCCAGAACCCCCCGAATTCCACGGCCCGCACGGTACCCCCGCGCGCCACCAGGGCCATGATCGCCTGCGGGAACTCCAGTTCGCCCCGCGTGCTGGGCAGCAGGGCGGCCACGTCGTCCAGCAGATCCGGATGAAATGCGAACACACCGCACGCGGCCAGATCGCTCTCGGGGTGCAGCGGCTTCTCGACCACGCGGAGCAGGCGGCCATGCTCGACCACCGCCACGCCGTAGGCCTGTGGATTCGGCACGCGCTTGACCCCGACCACGGCGTCCGCACCGTCCTCCAGCGCGGTTCGCAGGGGCAGCAGGCTGTCCTGGAAGAGGTTGTCGCCCAGGTACAGCAGCGTGGGCCGGTCGGCCAGGAACTCGCGCGCCGCCAGGACGGCGTGTCCGGTGCCCAGGGCCTCGCGCTGCTGGATGAAGTGCACCGGTCCCAGGTGCTGCGTCGCGTCGCGCAGATCCTGCTCGCTGGCCGGACTGACGACCACCCCGATGCGCTCCACACCGGCCTGCCGCAGCGCCGCCACCGCACGGGCGATGATGGGCACACCGGCCACCGGCACCGCGTGCTTGGGGCGCGTGGCACTGACGGGCAGCAGGCGGCTGCCACGTCCGGCGGCGAGAATCAGACCATTCATGAAATCGGTCGCACTATAGCTGCCCAGCATGAGGGCCGCACGGGCGGAATGTCCGCCACGACCTCGGCACCAAAACCACCTTCCGGCATCACCGGCGCAGCGCGTCCTCCAGCGCGTCCATGAAGTCGTCCTCGGCGTCCAGCCACGGGTAGTGGCCGGCGTCCAGCACCGTCACGTCGCCGTCGGCGAGATCTGCCACGTACTGCACCTGCTCCGGGTAGGAACTGCGGTCGTGGGCCCCCGCGATCACGTACACCGGCCGGCGCAGCTCGGTCAGGAAGGGCGCATACTCGAACTCCCACAGCCCCTGGTTCACCAGCGCCTGCTGCACCTCGCCGCCGCCGACGAGCTGGCCCTCGGCGTCGAGGAACTCCAGGCGCATGCGGCTGGCGGCGTCCTTGAAGTGCAGGGCGTTCAGCAGATCCCGGGCGTTCAGCAGCGCGAAGGCCTGCTCGATCCGGGCCGCTCCCACCTGGGGATGCTGGCCGTCCGGGGTCTGCGCCCGCAGGTTGGCCGCCGGATCGTCCAGCGCCACACCGCGCCGGGCGCTGGCCTCGGACAGCAGCGTCAGGGCGAGTTCCGGGAAATGCACCCAGGGGTTCACGGCGATCACCCGCTCGGTCCGGGTGGGGTGGCGCCGAGCATACTCCAGCGCCACCAGTGCGCCGAAGCCGTGCCCCAGTGGCACGATCCGTTCGGCACCGAGGAACTCGCGCAGCGCCTCGATGTCCTCGACCAGCGTGTCCAGATCCAGGGTGTCCTCGCCCTGCTCGGTCTCGGACAGCGGCCCGCTGCGGCCGGCGCCGCGCTGGTCGAGGTACACCGTGCGGCGCGGCATGCGCTCGGCGACCATCGCCTGGAACGAGTAGGCGTTGTAGCCCGGCCCACCGTGCAGGAAGACGACCGGGGCGTCGCCATGGTCGTCGCCGGACACCTCGAAATACAGGTCGGCCCCGTTCAGGTGCTCGTGGTGTACGTCGGCGTCCAGCGGCAGCACGGTGTCCAGGTCTGTGTCCGGTGGGGGGGTGGTGTGGTCACGGTCTGGAGCGTCCGGGGTCATGCGGCCATTCTAGGGAGTGTCCTGCGCTGGACGCCGGGCGGGCACGCTACCCTGCCGCCATGTCCAGTCCCGATTCCAGCGCTCCTCAGGGCATCGCATTCACGCTGGACGGTGTGGACGACCTGGGGTTCGCCCGCATCCTGAACGACGTGATGCACGACGCCGCGTTCGGCCGGCCGCTCCAGATCCAGGCCCAGGAACCCCGCACCGGATCTGCCGCCCGCCTGACCGTCGTGTTCCAGCCCGAACACCGCCAGGTGGCCGTGGACGCCATGCAGCGCCTGAAGACCATCCTGCTGCGCCACGGCGTACAGGTGGATTCCATCTCCGTGCCCGGCAGGGACGCCAGGAACCGTCATGAATGACCGGCGGCACAGCTGATTTCCTCGTCAGGCCGGCACTGCGGCTGTTAAGAGAGCCTAAATCACGGCTGGGACTGCGCTCCCGACGTGGCCCCTACGATTGGCAAAACTGATGGTGCGTCACGGGGTGAAGGGAAGCGGATCAGGATGTCACCAGTCCTGGTGTGTGGAAGGGCCTTCGGATGCTGCCCCAAAGGAGAAACACGGGCACTTATGGAGCAGAGAATCCTACTGATCGAGGACAATCCCGACATCACCCGGGTCGTCCAGTATGAACTGGAACAGGCCGGCTACAACGTCCTGAGCGCGCCGGACGGTGTCACCGGTCTCACGGCCGCCCGTGAAAGCACCCCGGATCTGGTGATTCTCGATCTCGGCCTGCCGGATCTGGACGGCGCGGAGATTGCCCGGCGCCTGCGCAAGACCAGCAGCGTGCCGATCATCATCCTGACGGCCATGGACGCGGTCGACCGCAAGGTCAACCTGCTGGAGGCGGGCGCGGACGACTACATGACCAAGCCCTTCCATCCCGAGGAACTCGTTGCCCGCGTGAAGGTGCAGCTCCGGCACCAGCAGCACGGCGAGGTCATCTCGATCGGGGCGCTGGAGATCCATCCGCAGAAGCGGCTGTGCCACTACAACGGCCACGAGGTGCGGCTGTCGCCGAAGGAATTCGATCTGCTGACCTTCCTGGCCCGCCAGCCGGGCCGCGTGTATTCGCGCCAGGAGATCGAGCGCGAGGTCTGGAACGGCGAACTGCCCAGCAACAGCAACGTTGTGGACGTTCACATGGCCAACATGCGGGCCAAGCTCCGCGACCTCGACGGCTACGGGATCATCCGCACGGTGCGTGGGATCGGCTACGCCCTGAAGACGCCCTGACCCCCGAACAGGGATACTGGCCGCCTGACTGATGCAGGCGGCCGGTTTCCGTGCGTCTCTGACTCTACCGGCGGCGCGTGTTGCGCTTCCGCCCGAACATGAACCACGCTGAGCCCGCCGCGAGCAGGCCCACGCCCGCGTAGCCCCAGACGTTCGGCCCAGCAGGGGCAGTGACGGAGCTGCCGGTGTCGGCGGGCACATCGCTCAGGTTGCCCGTCCCGGTGGTCGTGGGCGAGACCGTCTGCACCACATCTGGCGACACCGCGTCCGCGATGGCATCGACCGCGAGATAGAGCACGGCGAAGCGGAACAGGTTGCTGCCGAT from Deinococcus sp. AB2017081 encodes the following:
- a CDS encoding carbohydrate ABC transporter permease, with translation MNLQRTNPGLYYLQRTAFYVLVIAITFYLLFPFVWAVITSFSKGANLFLTPGEFLVAPKTLDNYVQVFGNPAFQRGLLYSVIAAVGAVAISILFGSFAAYALGRFRFAGKQAVLYIILAVSVFPQIAVLGGLFTLIRSAGVFNNPLALIFSYLIFTIPFTVWVLTSFVRDIPGELEEAALVDGASPLQTLFLVLFPVMMPALVTTGLLAFINCWNEYLFALTFTSSNRTVPVVIANYSGASQYDQPWGPIMAASIVVTVPLIILVLVFQRNIVSGLTAGAVKG
- a CDS encoding lipid-A-disaccharide synthase-related protein; translated protein: MSATPPAALFVSNGTAEDHIGARLAGLLGPEWAIRSSPLVGRGGAYAGLSNGERVGRVLDLPSGGFPFGSAANLRADLRAGLIRDSLGQWADAVRGARGAAVVVVVGDAYALMVGTLAARRAGAALVHVQPLLSAHYLDGLGLRGTLRELNALGANRPMEYELALARRADAVYVRDAHTARYYTDRGVPARFAGSFAMDVLPEPERPLPLRGDRPVLALLPGTRGDHRESLPVMLRAAALLPGLQALVAWAHPWEAVTLPDGWTLAVQSDQRATASGDGGAVVLLRGAFGALARAADIAVGTSGTANEQLAGLGVPVVAFATAGPQYTPGFARRQGRLLGDALSVVPADPAAVAGEVRTLLADGTRRARAALAGLERIGPAGALPVIAAEIRRLAGR
- a CDS encoding DUF721 domain-containing protein, with protein sequence MSNPYRKQGGRRLSGPRGIGELMSATLGTAKLARGVGRARAILAWPQAVGPEIARLTRPRTQQGSVLFIEVRDSATAHHLTMQRHHFLKALRALLGDDSVTELRFSVGPVREAVMAPPPPALPAPDKARARRLVKDVQGDLRPAALKAAEAITRARKWREEQGWRPCPVCEEPSAEQPCRACTLTLADPNVKRTARSLLRDPERLPSVAEVIGDSGANAARHLALRLLEGQLDLLALECVRSGQEDGYREFLAQQADVYLSLLLRRPRAALLRRDRVSLPENARNALNAGPRPGS
- the recF gene encoding DNA replication/repair protein RecF (All proteins in this family for which functions are known are DNA-binding proteins that assist the filamentation of RecA onto DNA for the initiation of recombination or recombinational repair.), with amino-acid sequence MQPVRLDSLSTLNYRNLAPCTLRFPAGVTGVYGENGAGKTNLLEAAFLALTGLTDVTRLEQLVQQGEKEAYVRADLESAGALSIQEVGLGRGRRQLKVDGVRVRAGDLPRGSAVWIRPEDSELVFGAPAGRRAYLDSLLSRVSARYAQQLARYERTVSQRNAALRGGESWATQVWDDALVRLGPEIMLFRRRALTRLSELAAEANAGLGSRKVLTLELTESTTPETFAADLASRQAEELARGSTVTGPHRDDLLLTLGGFAATEYASRGEGRTIALALRRAELELLAERFGERPVLLVDDFSAELDPGRRAFLLDLAASVPQAIVTGTERAPGAAQTLRAHAGRFTPEGDAWELPDAEVPDELERRPEVLAERDA
- a CDS encoding N-formylglutamate amidohydrolase codes for the protein MTPRRGDLVIVTPHSSGQVPADVLRDMLGDAAYDTPTRTAFLRRLFLDGDPYTDLIYALPGARHINAPWSRFVVDLNRERDDRVDNGVIKLVDFTRTPLYPAGFTLTEAARDARLRRIWDSFDAQVTDSLPGAALMIVGHCMGTHGPALGHDTGTPRPAICLMPGEDDAPTVPREHWPALKAACEAAFADVIAASPFERVTIGEPWQSDTLSVTHSRRSGVPALGIEVNAGLYLGSGGEPVDGAIRALNAAFAQFADAALTLLT
- a CDS encoding polyprenyl synthetase family protein; translated protein: MREELLSRVLSLLPTGEARPELQAYADMLRDYPLRGGKGIRSELLLASARAHGAAPGTPAYEGALWLAAALELFQNWVLIHDDIEDDSEERRGKPALHRLHGVPLAINAGDALHIYMWEAVLRSGVPGAMPEFLHMIHRTAEGQHLDLSWVEHREWNLRAEDYVQMVELKTAHYTVISPLRLGAMAAGAQPDPAFTEAGLALGTAFQIRDDVLNLAGDPAKYGKEIGGDLLEGKRTMIVLRWLEDAPEEQRHIFLQQMRRGRTDKDEAVIADIHAWLLASGSVTQAQDCAHAQAARGLALLEDAFRHAADPQAARELLTVIRALATREA
- a CDS encoding alpha/beta fold hydrolase encodes the protein MRRTLKLALLAVGAVAVLAACAPALTPGPDGQTLRPAVSGERQTLELPGFGRAAYYADPRGQGRPLILTPSVNAAASAYEMKPLWDAYAGTRPVYALEWPGFGSSDRPDTRYTPALMTAALTALVARLGTDVDVVGLSLGSEFVVRAALQEPRIRTVALISPSGLGQPRPGTQQASADDGGQRLYRTLNAVSTPLYGLLRLRPVIESFLERSFRGPVDQGLVDYGYDTARQPGAKYAPVYFISGQLFTPDAYAELYSRLTIPALVLYDQDAFVSFDRLSLFTAQPGVQAVRIPETDGLPQFEKLPDVRAALDAFWAAHP